In Pseudobacteriovorax antillogorgiicola, a single window of DNA contains:
- a CDS encoding redoxin domain-containing protein: protein MKRFISVVTALLLSQSILAHRAEASAVVGKPAPTFSLPGHDGKMYSLEKFKGKHVVLEWFNNDCPYVDKHYHEKYRNMQTLQKNWTGKKDVVWLAIISSAPGKQGYLTAAQATKIKEEARKAHMTAILLDPKGTVGRMYNAKTTPHMFIIDPQGILRYDGAIDNKTSPRLAALKADGLQNYVSDGLGNLMASKSVNPSKTEPYGCSVKY from the coding sequence ATGAAGCGTTTCATTTCCGTTGTTACAGCTTTGCTACTCTCTCAGAGCATCTTAGCCCACAGGGCTGAAGCCAGCGCTGTCGTTGGCAAACCTGCCCCAACCTTTTCTCTTCCCGGCCATGATGGGAAGATGTACTCCTTAGAGAAGTTCAAAGGCAAGCACGTTGTCCTAGAGTGGTTCAACAATGACTGTCCCTATGTGGACAAGCATTACCACGAGAAGTATCGCAACATGCAAACACTGCAAAAAAATTGGACCGGTAAAAAAGATGTTGTTTGGCTGGCAATCATTTCGTCTGCACCAGGCAAGCAGGGTTACCTCACTGCTGCACAAGCCACGAAGATTAAGGAGGAAGCACGCAAGGCTCACATGACAGCGATCCTTCTGGACCCTAAGGGTACCGTAGGTAGGATGTATAACGCCAAGACGACTCCACATATGTTCATCATCGACCCGCAAGGGATCCTTCGCTACGACGGTGCTATCGATAACAAGACCTCACCACGCTTAGCAGCACTCAAAGCTGATGGACTGCAAAACTATGTCTCCGATGGGCTTGGCAATCTTATGGCAAGCAAGTCTGTGAACCCAAGCAAAACAGAACCCTATGGCTGTAGTGTGAAATACTAA
- a CDS encoding CPBP family intramembrane glutamic endopeptidase — translation MHRQDILKTVGLWCGVSLILGELYYWVRELGGLPAVPASAFLSSFFAIAVVIWFYQKGDREVFSVLGGRWFWWLLALSPALLAAIVAGLSGLNYNKSIAPSLHQLLISVFWVPLVEELMFRLGLTDLLKAKSPVLFAGYGSGIIFALMHTGFSWRHLVNLEFGLPLGPLLLAWASSWLLWKTNRICFCVIFHASCNGTVAIFQYLDPRWLSWLNMLYIKG, via the coding sequence TTGCACCGGCAGGATATTTTAAAAACCGTTGGGCTATGGTGCGGAGTTTCCTTAATTTTGGGGGAGCTTTACTATTGGGTAAGAGAGTTGGGGGGCTTGCCCGCAGTTCCGGCTTCGGCTTTTCTATCCTCTTTTTTCGCGATTGCTGTTGTGATCTGGTTTTACCAAAAGGGTGACAGAGAGGTGTTCTCTGTGCTTGGTGGCCGATGGTTCTGGTGGTTGCTGGCCCTAAGCCCAGCGCTGTTGGCTGCCATTGTCGCTGGCTTAAGTGGTTTGAACTATAATAAATCTATTGCTCCTAGCCTTCATCAGCTGCTCATCAGTGTGTTTTGGGTGCCTTTGGTCGAAGAGCTGATGTTTAGGCTGGGCTTGACCGATCTATTGAAAGCGAAGAGTCCGGTGCTCTTTGCTGGGTACGGCTCTGGCATCATCTTTGCCTTGATGCACACCGGATTCAGCTGGAGGCATCTGGTGAATCTAGAGTTTGGGCTCCCCTTAGGCCCTTTGCTGCTGGCTTGGGCTAGCTCATGGCTCCTTTGGAAGACGAATCGCATTTGCTTTTGTGTCATTTTTCATGCAAGTTGTAATGGTACAGTAGCCATATTTCAGTACCTCGATCCACGCTGGCTATCATGGCTGAATATGCTTTATATCAAGGGATAA
- a CDS encoding response regulator — protein sequence MTTVLIVDACKPSLVMTSEIFKDKMSGTIVDVAQSGKETLEYLNDKKPDLCVIDFDLPDVDGPALVEAMRKVFQGPILMTAYPERMVEEAVSDHLFAFNDASAWVSKPIKSEELEQKIDKFLLDGYRLGKRFASDMETQLVGKAAGRGKRAPKASGRIINLSLGGAKVKLEGALKVKKSQELTLTLALPVADPRKGGSRVAAGETKIKATIAWTNTSQGELGLKFLRLTEVQKRGLENFFRDKQPV from the coding sequence ATGACTACCGTACTGATCGTTGATGCATGCAAACCCAGTCTGGTGATGACCTCTGAAATCTTTAAGGATAAGATGTCTGGTACCATTGTAGATGTGGCACAATCTGGGAAAGAGACTCTTGAATACCTCAATGATAAGAAGCCAGACCTTTGCGTGATCGACTTTGATTTGCCGGATGTTGATGGCCCTGCTTTAGTAGAAGCCATGCGAAAGGTTTTTCAAGGGCCGATTCTCATGACCGCATATCCCGAAAGAATGGTGGAAGAGGCAGTTAGCGATCACTTGTTTGCCTTCAATGATGCGAGTGCTTGGGTTTCAAAACCAATCAAGTCGGAAGAATTAGAGCAAAAAATCGATAAGTTTCTACTCGATGGCTATCGGTTGGGAAAGCGATTTGCCAGCGACATGGAAACCCAGCTCGTTGGCAAAGCAGCAGGTCGTGGCAAGAGAGCCCCGAAAGCCAGTGGTCGCATCATTAATCTGAGCCTTGGGGGGGCTAAGGTTAAGCTCGAAGGGGCTCTCAAAGTTAAAAAGTCCCAGGAGCTTACACTTACTCTGGCTTTACCCGTAGCCGATCCCCGCAAAGGTGGGAGTCGCGTGGCAGCGGGAGAGACCAAAATCAAGGCTACCATTGCCTGGACCAACACCAGCCAAGGGGAGTTGGGTCTCAAGTTTCTCCGGCTAACTGAAGTTCAGAAACGGGGTTTAGAGAATTTTTTTCGTGATAAACAACCGGTTTAA
- the rlmD gene encoding 23S rRNA (uracil(1939)-C(5))-methyltransferase RlmD yields the protein MAERNRPNSKTIVYRSERWKKDHSRSVKPIEQKTCRIKDVCGTCQFINGDYQNSLDIKYRAGLEKLTDKTLLQGTQVTSPIPSPRSQAYRTHAKLAVRPATKSVTPHAKDGRFAIGLFQPKSHKVVDISFCPLHRNSINRLIRDLKPALNDSSLTPYDEETHTGDLRYIAIRASHLTEEVMVTFICMNDSKRLELKSMILQLRNLGHTISAAHLNVNGEQTNTIFGGVSKRLAGSDRLREELCDLSFEIGPTSFFQVNPWQAENVYRRVEQIAGPDRSHSVAWDLYCGTGQISMLLANAGYRTIGIEENPQATRDAQKNVVRNRVENTPQFVAGRVEEITENFPSWAQEPRLIVVNPSRKGLSDSVREFLKSTMARSQSRLIYVSCDINTLVRDLDDLKSTGKRVVQLDAFDMFPFTDKMEWLAVLN from the coding sequence ATGGCAGAACGTAACAGACCAAATTCAAAGACTATTGTCTACCGAAGTGAGCGTTGGAAGAAAGACCATAGTCGCAGCGTTAAACCCATTGAGCAAAAGACCTGCCGTATCAAGGATGTATGTGGAACTTGCCAGTTCATCAATGGGGATTATCAGAACAGTTTGGATATCAAATATAGGGCTGGCCTAGAAAAGCTCACGGATAAGACGCTTCTCCAGGGAACCCAGGTAACGTCCCCGATTCCATCGCCAAGAAGCCAAGCCTACCGAACCCATGCAAAGCTTGCTGTTAGACCGGCGACCAAATCTGTAACTCCTCATGCCAAAGACGGTCGCTTCGCGATTGGGTTATTCCAGCCCAAGTCACATAAGGTAGTTGATATTTCGTTCTGCCCACTGCATCGAAACAGCATCAATCGCCTAATTCGGGATCTAAAACCAGCTCTCAATGACTCTAGCCTTACTCCATATGACGAAGAAACCCATACTGGGGATCTAAGATACATTGCGATTCGTGCCTCTCATCTCACTGAAGAAGTGATGGTGACATTTATTTGCATGAACGATAGCAAGAGGCTCGAACTGAAGAGCATGATTCTTCAGCTTCGCAACTTAGGCCACACCATCAGCGCCGCTCATCTGAACGTCAACGGGGAACAAACTAATACTATTTTTGGTGGCGTTTCCAAACGGCTTGCAGGAAGTGATCGCCTTCGTGAAGAGCTTTGTGATCTGAGCTTTGAGATTGGCCCAACGTCATTCTTTCAAGTGAACCCATGGCAGGCTGAAAATGTCTATCGCCGTGTGGAGCAAATCGCGGGGCCCGATCGCAGTCATTCGGTTGCCTGGGATCTTTACTGTGGCACTGGCCAAATCTCCATGCTTCTCGCCAACGCCGGGTATCGTACCATTGGTATCGAAGAGAACCCACAGGCGACCCGCGATGCTCAAAAAAATGTGGTGCGGAACCGCGTAGAAAATACCCCTCAGTTCGTAGCTGGGCGCGTCGAAGAGATTACAGAAAACTTTCCAAGCTGGGCTCAAGAGCCTCGCCTGATTGTAGTCAACCCATCGAGAAAAGGGCTATCGGATTCTGTTCGAGAGTTTCTAAAGTCAACCATGGCTCGGTCTCAATCCCGTCTTATTTATGTCTCCTGCGATATCAACACCCTCGTTCGAGACCTCGACGACCTCAAGAGCACCGGCAAACGTGTCGTTCAGCTCGATGCCTTCGATATGTTTCCATTCACCGATAAGATGGAGTGGCTTGCGGTCCTAAACTAA
- a CDS encoding alpha/beta hydrolase family protein: MARKLTLILAILGSPLAALAAYKEPPPALSKLIDAPRLPNQLVSPQETYLLLMTRVANPSVEDLAQNEVRLGGMRINPKNFTPSRIRQSYKELSVLDIKSNKTLATIKAPQKSKIAYPKWSHDGKKLAYILVQDNKASLFIAEGPKFKTKLLKTKQLNALHGERSYHWSSDSKHLLYMARVRNKFNQEAGKLQPVIQESKNTKTAVRTYQDLLKTPSDEAYFTYLFESEIRQVNFKGRDQQLLKPDLYQSFYPAPQGEEILATILQEPFSYLVPYYRFPKVINVYRDGKVARNIARLKASDDIPQGFSATYEGPRSVQWIPKSNNWLLWVEARDQGDPKNNVKVRDQVMILRGLHKKPEAALDLKFRFSDVSWLDGMQAYVEDRWWSSRQEAAYLLNLKSLEKKTFWQRSYEDVYTDPGNPTKINLGSGESLVPVVDGKIFLSSIGYSSEGNLPFLQTLDLKSGELEKIWQTPAQTYSRVVAPLDQKGQRFLVRRETNLEPPNYFRMNRSKDKMLAMTEFPHPYPEFKDIERRELRYKRDDGLDLSATLYLPKGASSSQKLPILLWAYPREYKSKKAAGQIRTSPHQFNRVSYWGPLPFLSQGFAVMDRVAMPIVGEGGDEPNDTFVRQLVANAKAALDTAAESGVIDTSRAFIGGHSYGAFMTANLLAHSDLFVGGIARSGAYNRTFTPFGFQAEERTYWQAPDIYNTMSPFQNAHKINEPLLLIHGANDNNSGTFPMQSERLYHAISGLGGTVRLVMFPNESHGYRASESLKHMLWEELQWLRKYSQPKRAG; this comes from the coding sequence ATGGCACGAAAACTAACCCTGATCCTCGCGATCTTAGGCAGTCCCCTAGCTGCTTTGGCAGCCTACAAAGAACCCCCTCCTGCTTTATCAAAGCTGATCGACGCCCCCAGGCTTCCCAACCAACTCGTTTCACCACAAGAGACCTACCTTCTGCTGATGACTCGCGTTGCCAATCCATCCGTAGAGGACCTCGCTCAGAATGAAGTCCGACTTGGTGGCATGCGCATCAATCCCAAAAATTTTACGCCAAGTCGGATTCGACAGTCTTACAAGGAATTGAGTGTTTTAGATATTAAGAGCAACAAGACTTTAGCAACAATCAAGGCTCCTCAAAAATCTAAGATCGCCTACCCTAAATGGTCTCATGACGGTAAAAAACTGGCCTATATCCTCGTACAAGATAACAAGGCAAGCTTGTTCATAGCAGAAGGCCCTAAATTTAAGACCAAGCTGCTAAAGACGAAGCAGCTAAATGCCCTTCATGGAGAACGAAGCTATCATTGGTCTTCAGACAGCAAACACCTGCTTTACATGGCCCGAGTCAGAAACAAATTCAACCAAGAAGCCGGCAAACTTCAGCCCGTGATCCAAGAAAGTAAGAATACTAAAACGGCTGTCCGTACTTACCAAGACCTGCTTAAAACTCCATCAGATGAAGCCTATTTCACTTACCTATTTGAATCTGAAATTCGGCAAGTCAACTTCAAGGGTCGCGATCAACAGCTCCTAAAACCAGATCTCTACCAAAGCTTCTACCCTGCCCCTCAAGGAGAAGAGATCCTCGCTACGATCCTGCAAGAGCCTTTTTCATATCTTGTCCCCTACTATCGCTTTCCCAAAGTTATCAATGTCTATCGCGACGGGAAAGTGGCGAGAAATATCGCAAGATTGAAGGCTAGCGATGATATTCCACAGGGCTTTTCTGCAACCTACGAAGGCCCGAGATCGGTGCAGTGGATTCCCAAATCAAACAACTGGTTGCTATGGGTGGAAGCGCGCGATCAGGGGGATCCGAAGAATAACGTAAAAGTCAGAGATCAAGTGATGATTTTGCGAGGGCTTCACAAAAAGCCAGAAGCTGCACTTGATCTTAAGTTCCGCTTTTCTGACGTTTCCTGGCTAGATGGTATGCAGGCATACGTCGAGGACCGCTGGTGGTCTTCCCGACAAGAGGCAGCTTATCTGTTAAACCTGAAGAGCCTGGAGAAGAAAACGTTTTGGCAGCGCTCCTATGAGGATGTCTATACCGATCCTGGCAATCCTACGAAAATAAATCTTGGTTCAGGTGAGTCACTAGTTCCCGTGGTTGATGGAAAAATATTTTTAAGTAGTATTGGTTATTCATCAGAAGGGAATCTGCCGTTCCTCCAAACGCTTGACCTCAAGTCAGGTGAATTAGAGAAAATTTGGCAAACCCCAGCACAAACCTATAGCCGTGTCGTCGCCCCTCTCGACCAGAAAGGCCAGAGGTTTCTCGTTCGCCGGGAAACTAATCTAGAGCCACCAAACTACTTCCGCATGAACCGCAGTAAAGACAAAATGTTGGCCATGACCGAGTTTCCACACCCTTACCCTGAGTTCAAAGACATCGAAAGACGGGAACTGCGTTACAAGCGTGATGATGGACTTGATCTATCCGCCACCCTTTACTTGCCTAAGGGCGCAAGCTCCTCTCAAAAGCTTCCCATTCTTCTATGGGCCTATCCACGAGAGTACAAATCTAAGAAAGCCGCTGGGCAGATCAGAACATCTCCTCACCAATTCAACCGCGTTTCCTACTGGGGGCCACTACCATTCTTAAGCCAAGGCTTTGCAGTTATGGATCGGGTCGCGATGCCTATCGTGGGAGAAGGTGGTGATGAACCCAACGACACCTTTGTCCGACAGTTGGTTGCCAACGCAAAGGCCGCTCTGGATACGGCGGCTGAGAGCGGAGTCATCGACACTTCACGGGCATTTATAGGAGGCCACTCTTATGGAGCCTTTATGACCGCAAATCTTCTAGCTCATTCCGACTTATTTGTGGGTGGGATCGCACGAAGTGGTGCCTACAATCGTACGTTTACCCCCTTCGGTTTCCAGGCTGAAGAACGAACCTATTGGCAAGCTCCTGACATTTACAACACCATGTCTCCCTTTCAAAATGCCCACAAAATCAACGAACCACTTTTGCTCATACACGGCGCCAATGACAATAACTCAGGAACGTTTCCCATGCAGAGCGAGCGACTCTACCATGCCATCAGCGGCTTGGGAGGTACCGTTCGTCTTGTCATGTTTCCTAATGAGAGTCATGGATACCGAGCGAGTGAGTCTCTAAAGCACATGCTTTGGGAAGAGTTGCAATGGCTACGTAAGTATAGTCAGCCCAAGAGAGCAGGCTAG
- a CDS encoding chemotaxis protein, whose product MMSNNRDLLNQFEIGGNFFELIEFSLVRRISSDKVYKGTYGVNVAKVREVVHMPSINPLASSVSGVAGVFELRGIPIPAVNLCQILGDVEAPITKEQQIIVTEFSQKRAGFIVNSTHRIRRVSWDKVLPPSSDSSSCMTGMILMDDREFLFILDLEKILANIESRGSGQVSNIYRGVPNQEQGSLGASLKGDPLAPGVLVVDDSRLILNNLERVLTNKGYRVLTADNGQKALERVLEIHSGRNRNFGRVHAIITDVEMPQMDGITFVKKVREIRELQELPILLHSSLDGDATKEAARKVGANGYVVKNDITNIMQSLEDLISKAPMVLGA is encoded by the coding sequence ATGATGAGCAACAATCGAGATCTCCTGAACCAGTTTGAAATTGGCGGTAACTTCTTCGAGCTGATTGAGTTTTCGCTAGTCCGTCGCATCAGTTCCGACAAGGTGTATAAAGGCACTTATGGAGTGAACGTTGCGAAAGTTCGTGAGGTCGTTCATATGCCTTCCATCAACCCTCTTGCCTCGTCTGTTTCTGGTGTTGCCGGAGTATTTGAACTTCGTGGTATTCCAATTCCGGCAGTGAACTTGTGTCAGATTCTGGGGGATGTTGAAGCCCCGATCACCAAAGAGCAGCAAATCATAGTCACCGAGTTTAGCCAAAAGCGTGCTGGATTCATTGTCAATTCCACACATCGGATTCGCCGCGTTTCGTGGGATAAGGTGTTGCCGCCATCATCGGACTCCTCGTCTTGTATGACAGGTATGATATTAATGGATGATCGTGAGTTCTTGTTCATCTTAGATCTTGAAAAGATTCTAGCCAATATTGAATCACGTGGTTCTGGTCAGGTATCGAACATCTATCGTGGAGTGCCCAATCAGGAACAGGGCAGCTTGGGTGCTAGCCTTAAAGGTGACCCACTTGCACCTGGAGTATTGGTCGTCGACGATTCACGTCTCATTCTAAATAATTTAGAGCGAGTTTTGACGAACAAGGGCTACCGCGTTCTTACAGCAGATAATGGCCAGAAGGCCTTAGAGCGGGTTCTGGAAATTCACTCCGGGCGAAATCGCAATTTTGGCCGTGTTCATGCCATCATTACCGATGTGGAGATGCCCCAGATGGATGGTATCACATTCGTTAAGAAGGTCAGAGAGATCCGAGAGCTTCAAGAGTTGCCGATTCTGCTTCATTCGTCACTGGATGGCGATGCAACTAAGGAAGCGGCTCGTAAGGTTGGGGCCAACGGTTATGTCGTTAAGAACGACATAACCAATATCATGCAATCTCTAGAAGATCTGATTTCGAAAGCTCCTATGGTGCTAGGTGCCTAG
- a CDS encoding vitamin K epoxide reductase family protein: protein MAEATPTAPKNNLPILGIILAVIGLAISAYALIHHIEVKQVGQTDAFCNINATFSCDDVANSEYSELFGNPLGLWGIAYFLGLILLLIAAMVKDEYRRDTLPTYALMSGLGIVSSLALFGISYFQVGALCLSCIGVYTVCLIQGLVTFFLRDEIPSSWSLKGLYNGGFYMLIALLGAIGGYQVVEPMPQNNFTPDVPKSAEEVREILKNMKVPQIKVDRSAYSGMGEDYRKGGDDAKVTIVEFADFQCPACQQASQTLHQIYKEFGNQVLVVFKNYPLDGSCNKNIGGNLHEHACKAAVVARCAGRYGKFWPMHDRIFAEQRKIDASRLELWALEMGITKEQLNECLSSKDIIAKIQADIEQATQLNIQGTPAIFINSMPAGNRSYEAIRSQILMHLDL from the coding sequence ATGGCAGAGGCAACCCCTACAGCACCTAAAAATAATCTACCCATTTTAGGTATCATTTTGGCAGTGATAGGCTTAGCCATCAGCGCCTACGCTCTGATACATCACATTGAAGTCAAGCAAGTCGGCCAGACCGATGCGTTTTGTAATATCAATGCCACATTCAGCTGCGACGATGTGGCCAATAGCGAGTACAGCGAGCTATTTGGCAACCCACTCGGCTTGTGGGGCATCGCCTACTTCTTAGGACTGATCCTCCTTCTGATCGCCGCTATGGTGAAGGACGAGTATCGCCGCGACACTTTACCAACCTATGCACTGATGTCTGGCTTGGGAATTGTCTCGTCACTGGCACTCTTTGGCATCTCATACTTTCAAGTTGGCGCTCTTTGTTTAAGCTGCATCGGCGTTTATACGGTTTGCCTCATCCAAGGCCTTGTCACCTTCTTCCTCAGAGACGAGATCCCAAGTTCGTGGAGCCTGAAGGGTCTCTACAACGGTGGATTCTACATGCTGATCGCCCTGCTTGGCGCTATTGGTGGTTATCAGGTTGTGGAGCCAATGCCTCAGAATAACTTCACTCCAGATGTTCCCAAATCTGCAGAAGAGGTCCGTGAGATCTTAAAAAATATGAAGGTCCCACAGATCAAAGTCGATCGTTCGGCATATTCGGGGATGGGTGAGGATTATCGAAAAGGTGGCGACGATGCTAAAGTCACCATTGTCGAGTTTGCGGATTTCCAATGCCCTGCTTGCCAGCAAGCCTCGCAGACCCTTCATCAGATCTATAAAGAGTTCGGCAACCAGGTTCTCGTGGTGTTCAAGAACTACCCCCTCGACGGCTCTTGCAACAAGAATATCGGCGGCAATCTTCACGAGCACGCCTGTAAGGCGGCAGTTGTCGCACGTTGCGCAGGTCGCTATGGAAAGTTCTGGCCCATGCATGACCGCATCTTCGCTGAGCAGAGAAAAATCGATGCTTCGCGTTTAGAGCTATGGGCTCTTGAAATGGGTATCACCAAAGAGCAACTCAACGAGTGCCTCAGCTCTAAAGATATCATAGCAAAGATCCAAGCTGACATTGAGCAAGCAACGCAGCTAAACATCCAAGGAACGCCAGCCATATTTATTAATAGCATGCCCGCGGGTAATCGCTCCTATGAGGCCATCCGCAGTCAAATCCTTATGCACTTGGACCTTTAA
- a CDS encoding protein-disulfide reductase DsbD family protein, whose translation MKYLVLLLTIISSVSHASESAWRQQDHSQARLIMDKSALVPGGSLRLGVWIKLEDHWHTYWENPGDSASSAVFAFKTPDGYKSSPIQFPLPQRIPVGPLMSFGYEGEVLLSSTIQIPSSESAHLGERRSLALDAEWLVCKEECIPAFELFEFELPIAETASATEHMSLFTEYDSTIASQTHTAELEHQEKTMRLEISGLPTEVQILDSLPFPGSGVNHQMPMITQNGAGSWIITHQSSDVSNTEQLPQFLLISKLADTDQTNGIVLQTKLKSGPAIGQMLLFAFLGGLILNLMPCVFPILTLKLFSFAKAASQDRGALIRSQLIYLAGILSCFWIMSLGIMALKAAGSVVGWGFQLQSPAFVSVLIILFFFLGLNFAGYFEIAGRWTGAGQGLTEKKGWLGSYFTGVLAVVVASPCTAPFMGVALGYALGQHWLVNLSVFTALGLGLGAPYIIAALLPKVSLLLPRPGLWMVRLKEFMAFPLWGTCLWLLTVLGQQLSMMAIIGVLFSLMILVFAMWLYRSLTSPVSWVLSSVASIGGLAVLVYTLQSTPNPEDALAVDDLWTPYQAETLESQLDEGSAVFINFTAAWCITCQVNEKTTFQTEKIKSYVNQHEIKMLKADWTNRDPHIAEFLARYDRAGVPLYLFYPSGSRTAQVLPEVLSPKIFIDSISL comes from the coding sequence ATGAAGTATTTGGTCCTTCTTCTAACCATAATAAGTTCCGTAAGCCACGCATCAGAGTCAGCTTGGCGACAGCAAGACCATTCGCAAGCTCGCTTAATCATGGATAAGTCAGCTTTGGTTCCGGGGGGCTCCCTGCGACTGGGAGTGTGGATCAAACTGGAGGACCACTGGCATACATACTGGGAGAATCCAGGGGACTCAGCTAGCTCGGCTGTTTTCGCATTCAAAACTCCTGATGGCTATAAATCCTCGCCGATCCAGTTCCCCTTACCCCAGAGAATTCCAGTTGGTCCTTTAATGAGTTTTGGATACGAAGGTGAGGTCCTACTCAGTAGTACCATTCAAATCCCATCTTCTGAATCGGCTCACTTGGGAGAACGACGATCTCTGGCGCTAGATGCTGAATGGCTGGTTTGTAAGGAGGAATGTATACCAGCCTTTGAGCTTTTCGAGTTTGAACTGCCCATCGCAGAAACAGCGTCTGCAACTGAGCATATGTCTCTCTTTACCGAATATGATTCCACGATCGCTTCGCAGACTCACACAGCTGAATTAGAGCATCAGGAAAAAACTATGAGGCTTGAAATATCTGGGCTTCCAACGGAAGTTCAGATTCTAGACAGCCTCCCCTTTCCCGGTTCTGGAGTGAATCATCAAATGCCGATGATCACCCAAAATGGTGCTGGTAGCTGGATTATCACTCACCAAAGCTCCGATGTTTCCAATACGGAGCAGCTACCTCAGTTCTTGCTGATCAGTAAGCTAGCTGACACTGATCAAACCAACGGGATCGTCCTCCAAACCAAGCTGAAAAGCGGTCCTGCCATTGGTCAAATGCTACTTTTCGCCTTTCTAGGAGGTTTGATCCTCAACCTGATGCCCTGCGTCTTCCCCATCCTTACACTCAAGCTTTTTAGTTTTGCAAAAGCAGCGAGCCAGGATCGTGGCGCTTTGATCCGCTCCCAGTTAATCTACCTGGCTGGAATACTCAGCTGCTTTTGGATTATGAGCCTTGGGATCATGGCACTCAAGGCTGCGGGAAGCGTCGTTGGTTGGGGCTTTCAGCTTCAATCTCCAGCATTTGTAAGCGTTCTGATCATCTTGTTCTTCTTTCTTGGTTTGAACTTTGCTGGCTACTTTGAAATCGCTGGTCGTTGGACGGGTGCTGGCCAAGGCCTTACAGAGAAAAAAGGTTGGCTCGGTTCTTATTTTACCGGGGTACTCGCTGTAGTCGTCGCCTCACCCTGTACCGCGCCCTTCATGGGAGTCGCTCTTGGCTATGCTTTAGGCCAGCATTGGCTCGTCAATTTAAGTGTCTTTACAGCGCTAGGGTTGGGCCTTGGAGCACCGTATATCATTGCAGCTTTGCTACCTAAAGTAAGCCTTTTACTGCCAAGACCGGGTTTGTGGATGGTTCGCCTCAAGGAGTTCATGGCCTTTCCCCTCTGGGGCACCTGCCTTTGGTTGCTCACAGTACTCGGGCAACAGTTATCCATGATGGCCATTATTGGAGTGCTTTTCAGCTTGATGATATTGGTGTTTGCCATGTGGCTTTATCGGTCACTAACAAGTCCGGTATCATGGGTTTTATCCTCCGTAGCCAGCATTGGAGGCCTTGCAGTGCTGGTGTATACCTTACAAAGCACACCCAACCCAGAAGACGCGCTTGCGGTTGATGATCTTTGGACGCCATACCAGGCAGAAACCCTGGAGTCCCAGCTTGACGAAGGAAGCGCCGTCTTTATCAACTTCACTGCTGCTTGGTGTATCACTTGCCAAGTCAATGAGAAAACGACATTTCAAACGGAAAAAATAAAGTCTTATGTCAATCAACACGAGATCAAAATGCTCAAGGCTGACTGGACCAACCGTGATCCACACATCGCTGAGTTTCTAGCCCGTTATGATCGCGCGGGGGTGCCACTTTACTTGTTTTATCCCTCAGGGTCACGAACAGCTCAGGTTCTTCCAGAGGTTCTTAGCCCTAAAATATTTATTGATTCCATATCACTATGA
- a CDS encoding D-glycero-alpha-D-manno-heptose-1,7-bisphosphate 7-phosphatase → MEVKNVSKPAIFLDRDGVLIEDFGYVHRIEDVKLFPDVAEGLKALRAEGFRLLVVTNQSGVARGYFEIDAVHRCHDEIDRQLQAHDVTIDSYFICPHHPKGNTAPWNVTCSCRKPKPGLLEQANKEFGTVMDKSFIIGDKASDIECGRAAGIRGIQIDRGQYPKDEKAFGLVTSFAEAVEIILTAT, encoded by the coding sequence ATGGAAGTGAAAAACGTTAGCAAACCAGCCATTTTTTTAGATCGAGATGGTGTTCTCATTGAAGACTTCGGTTATGTTCACCGCATCGAAGACGTCAAGCTTTTCCCAGATGTGGCAGAAGGCTTGAAAGCCCTTCGAGCAGAGGGATTTCGACTCTTGGTGGTGACGAACCAGTCGGGAGTCGCACGGGGTTACTTTGAAATTGATGCTGTTCACCGTTGTCATGACGAAATAGACCGCCAATTGCAAGCCCATGACGTGACTATCGACAGCTATTTCATCTGCCCTCATCACCCAAAAGGCAACACGGCCCCCTGGAACGTCACCTGCTCTTGCCGCAAGCCAAAGCCTGGATTACTTGAGCAGGCTAATAAAGAGTTCGGCACGGTAATGGACAAGAGTTTCATCATTGGTGATAAAGCCTCTGATATAGAATGTGGTCGGGCTGCGGGTATCCGAGGCATACAGATCGATCGAGGGCAGTATCCTAAGGATGAAAAGGCTTTTGGTCTCGTCACTAGCTTTGCTGAGGCAGTGGAGATTATCCTAACAGCGACTTAG
- a CDS encoding bacterioferritin-associated ferredoxin gives MTDQDDKKTPDKAKILSRVVCICKGIPLSKVLEGLEGSDTVADVNRKVGTGCGGCKGERCGPRIKTLLRKYKDQKQKD, from the coding sequence ATGACCGATCAAGATGATAAAAAAACACCGGACAAAGCCAAGATCTTGTCGCGCGTGGTTTGCATATGCAAGGGTATTCCCCTATCTAAGGTGCTTGAAGGCCTAGAAGGCTCCGACACTGTGGCTGATGTTAACCGCAAGGTTGGCACAGGTTGCGGTGGCTGCAAAGGCGAGCGGTGCGGTCCTAGGATCAAGACCCTGTTAAGAAAATACAAGGATCAGAAGCAAAAAGACTAG